Proteins from a single region of Prinia subflava isolate CZ2003 ecotype Zambia chromosome 10, Cam_Psub_1.2, whole genome shotgun sequence:
- the NTMT2 gene encoding N-terminal Xaa-Pro-Lys N-methyltransferase 2 isoform X3, which yields MQFYARAKHFYREVPATEEGMMGDYIELSNTDVESSREFLRKFVGGVGKAGTSRALDCGSGIGRISKHVLLPVFESVELVDMMENFLAEVPNYLQGKEDRVEMYYCKSLQEFTPAPRRYDVIWIQWVSGYLTDKDLLEFLIRCQDGLKDNGVIILKDNVAREGCTLDCLDSSVIRDLNILHSLIAMSGLTVLREERQEGFPEQCVPVWMLAMQKGHS from the exons ATGCAGTTCTACGCCAGGGCCAAACACTTCTACCGGGAGGTGCCCGCCACAGAAGAGGGAATGATGGGGGACTACATCGAGCTCTCCAACACAGACGTTGAATCCTCCCGGGAATTTCTCAGGAAGTTTGTTGGG GGGGTGGGGAAAGCTGGCACCAGCCGTGCCCTGGACTGTGGCTCTGGGATAGGCCGGATCAGCAAGCACGTCCTGCTGCCGGTTTTCGAGAGTGTGGAGCTGGTGGATATGATGGAGAATTTCCTGGCTGAGGTCCCGAACTACCTGCAGGGCAAGGAGGACAGAGTGGAGATGTATTACTGCAAAAGCCTCCAGGAATTCACGCCGGCCCCACGAAGATACGATGTCATCTGGATTCAGTGGGTTTCAG GATATCTGACAGACAAGGATCTCCTGGAGTTTCTCATCCGCTGCCAGGACGGCTTGAAGGACAACGGTGTCATCATCCTGAAGGACAATGTGGCCAGGGAGGGCTGCACGCTGGACTGCCTGGACAGCAGCGTGATCCGAGACCTCAACATCCTGCACAGCCTCATCGCCATGAGCGGGCTCACGGTGCTGCGcgaggagaggcaggagggctTCCCCGAGCAGTGCGTGCCCGTCTGGATGCTGGCCATGCAGAAAGGCCACTCCTGA